The genomic region ATTCGGGGTTCTCCTCCCGGAGGAGCTTCAAGAGCATCGTGGACACGCCGCGGACCGCATGGGTGGCCTGGCCCTTCGAGTTCGAGAGGTACGGTAGCGCGTGGTAGGCGCGGTAGAGGTAGCCCGGCCCGTCCACAACGAAGAAGCGCGCGCTCATGCCGGCACCACGCGGTCGTAGAGCGCTCGCACCCAGGTGGTGCGCCGCTTGTACTCCTCGAGCAGCTCTTTTCGGGAGGGAAAGCCGAGGCTTTTAGCGAGGCGCGCCGGGATGAGCCCCGCCGGCTCGAGCGTATCGGCGGGCCGCGCGCCGAAGAGCCGTAGGTCGGCCGAGACGCGGCGGAGGAAGCGGTAGTTTCCGGCGAGCACCTCCGCCTCGTCTGCTCGCAGGAGGCCGGCCCGGCCGATCTCGCTGAGCGCAGTTACGGTATGCGGGCTTCTGATTGCCGGTCTCAGCCTCCCGTGCGTCATCTGGATCGCCTGGGTGATGAACTCCACGTCCACCAGTCCCCCGCGGCCGAACTTGACGTGGAGCCGCCCCGGCGTCTCCTTGCCAAGCTCCTTCTCCATCCGCGCGCGCAGCAGGCGCATCTCCTTGAGGTCGGGCGGCGGCGCGTCGGGACCGTAGACGAGGGCCTGGATCTCCCGCCTCACGGCGCGGCCGAGCCGCGGGTCGCCGCACACCAGGCGCGCGCGCGTGAGAGTCTGGCGCTCCCACGGGTCGGCCCACTCGCGGTAGTACTGGCCGACCGCCTCCACGCTCGAGGCGAAGCCGCTGCCCTTCGAGCCCGGGCGGAGCCGGAGGTCCACCGGCAGGACCACGCCGGCCGCCGTCACGTCACCCAGGATCGAGGAGAGCGCCTCCACGGTCCGATCGTAGAACACATGGGCCTCGACGCGCTCGGCTCCGTCGGTCTCGCCTGCCGCGGCATAGACCACGAAGAGGTCGAGGTCGGAGCCTGTCGAGAGCTCGCGCCCGCCGAACTTGCCGAGGCCGATGACGCAGGCGGTGATCATCCGGCCCGCCGCGTCCCGCGGCGCGCCGAAGGTCTCGGCCGTCTCGCCGAGCGCCATCAGCCAGCCGGCCGCCAGCGCCGCTTCGGCGAGCGCCGTCATCTCGCGCGAGAAGCGCTCGGCGTCCGTGACGCCCACGAGCATCCGCCAGGTGATACCGAGCTCCTCGGCCTGCTTGAGCCGGCGCAGGCGGTCCATCCGCTCTGACAGCGCGAGGCGCCCGCCCAGCGCAGGGCCCAAGGCGCGCCTGAAATCCGCGCGGCGGCGGGGCGCGGCGAAGGTCGCGGGGTCCGCGAGACCGTTCAGGAGCTCCGGCTGCGTCACCAGGAGCTGGGTCAGGAGCTCGCCGCGGGCGCAGAGCGTGACGAGGTTCGCGAGGAGGTCCGGCCGCTCCGCCAGCAGCTCGAGGTAGGCGGTGCGCGGCCCGGCGGCGGCGACGAAGCGCTCGAACTGGTTGAGCGCCTCGTCGGGGTCGGGGCTCTGCCACAAGGCATCGAGGAGCACCGGGAAGATCGTCCGGACGGCGCGCCGCATCGGCTCGGCATACGGGACGAGCGGCCGGCCCTCGAGGACGAGGCGCAGGTTCTGGCGCGCGCGGTCGGGATCGGCGAAGCCCGTTGCCTTGAGCGCGGTGTACGTCGGGATGCGCGGCGCGGGCTCAGGCGCTGCCGGCGGAATCGTGAAGAAATCGCTGAAGGCCCTGTGGACGCCTTCGGTGATTCGCTTGTGCTCGCCCTCGAAGCCGCGGCGCGCCGCGGGCGGCGGCAGTGTCGAGCCGAGGCGGCGCGCCAGCCTGCCGAGCGCCGCCGGGTCCTCGGGCAGCGTGTGGGTCTGGAACTCGTCTACGATCTGGAGCCGATGTTCGACAGTGCGGAGAAAGACGAGCGCATCGCCCAGGAAGCGGCCGAGCGACTGCGAGAGATAGCCGCGCTCGGTCAAGCGGAAGATCGCCCGCAGGCTGTTCCGCTCGCGCAGCCAGGGGTCGTCGCCAGAGTAGAGGAGCTGGAGCGCCTGGACGAGGAATTCGACCTCGCGGATACCGCCACGCCCGAGCTTGACGTGGCGACGCTGGGCGCCTTTGCCGCGGAGCGACCGGTCGATCTGCTGCTTCATGGCGCGGACGGCGACGACGATGTCGGGGTCGATGCCCGGCCGGAAGACGAACGGCCGGATCAGCTCGAAGAAGCGCGTGGCCACCTGGGTGTCGCCGGCGCAGAAGCGCGCCTTGATGAGCGCCTGCCGCTCCCACAGCTCCGCGCGCTCGGCCAGATAGGTCCGGTAGCCTTCGAGCGAGAGAGTGATGCCCCCCATCCGACCCTCGGGACGCAGGCGCAGGTCCACGCGGAAGGCATAGCCCTCCTCAGTGACGGACTCGAGCGCCCCGACGATGTCTCGAGCGGCCGAAGCGAAGTAGTCGCCGTTCGGCACGCAGCCATCGGAGCCGCCCGAGGTCTCACCGTCTTCCCCGTAGACGAAGACCAGGTCGATGTCAGACGAGTAGTTGAGCTCGTCGCCGCCCAGCTTGCCCATGCCGATCACAGCGAGCCCCGTGAACGCGCCGTCGGGCCCCTGCGGGATGCCGTAGAGTGGAGTCAGGCGCTCCTCGGCCCAGCGCCACGCCGCCCCGAGGCAGACGTCGGCCAGCCGCGAGAGCTCTTCGGTGGTGACGGTCAGGTCGGCGTCGCCCAGGATGTCGCGGCAACCGATGCGCAGGAGCTGGCGGTACTTGAAGCGGCGGAGCGCGTGCCAGCGCGCGTCGGGACGATCGAAGGCGCGCGCGCTCTGCTCGAGCTCGGCCTCGAGCTCGTCGCCCAGCCACTGGCGCATGGTGCCGGGCTCGAGCAGCCACGGCAGGAGCGTCGGGTGGCGCCTCAGCGTGTCGGCCAGGAACTGGCTCGTGCCCCCGAGCTTGGCGACGAGATGGACGGCGCCGGGATGCGAGCCCAGGAGCCGGAACAGCGCGGCGCGCTCGCCTTGGGCCGCCAGGCGCTCGAGGTTGTTGAGCGCCATGTCGGGGTCCGGCGCCTCCGACACCTCCTTCAAGAGTCTTGGGAGGACCGGCGCGAGAAGCTCGGCGTCTACCGGGTCCGGCGTCAGCGCGTGGAGGTTCGCGAGCGCGCCGCGCGGATCGGCGAATCCCAGCCGCTTGAGCTCGCTGAGCGCCTTCTTGTCGTCGGCCGGGACGGCGAAAAGATGCTTCACGCGGACTAGATCGCCGATTCGCCTTTTTCGCCGGTGCGAATGCGGATGGCCTCACCCATGGGCATGACGAAGACCTTGCCGTCGCCGATCGAGCCCGTGCGCGCGGCGGCCGCGATGGCCGCGACCACCTTGTCCACGATCTGGTCCGCCACGACGAGCTCGATCTTGACCTTGGGCAGGAAATCGATGGTGTACTCGGAGCCGCGGTAGAGCTCCGTGTGCCCCTTCTGTCGCCCGAAGCCGCGCACCTCGGTCACGGTCATCCCGATGACGCCGAGCTCCGTCAGCGCCTCCTTGACGTCGTCGAGCTTGAACGGCTTGATGATCGCTTCGATCTTCTTCATCGCGACCTCCGTGACGGCCTGGCGCCCTGCGGGCGGAGCACCTTCTTGTAGAGCTGCGCGTATTCGCGGGCCGAGGTGTCCCACGAGAAATCCTCGGTCATCGCGTTCTTGACGAGAGCACCCCAGAGCTCCGGCCGGCGGAAGGCGGCCGCCGCGCGCCGGACTGCTTCGAGCAGCGCGTCCGCCGAGAACGCATCGAACAGGAACCCCGTCCCGGTGCGACGGGCCGGATCGAACTCCGTCACCGTGTCCGCCAAGCCGCCGGTGCGCCGCACCACAGGCACGGCGCCGTACCGCAGCGCGATCAGCTGCGCGAGCCCGCACGGCTCGTAGCGGGACGGCATGAGAAAGCAGTCCGCCCCCGCGTACATCCGCGAGGCGAGCTCCGGATCGTAGCCGATGCGCACGGCGACCGTGCCCGGGTGGCGCGCGGCCGCTTGGATCCAGGCTTCCTCGAGGGCGGAGTCGCCCGAGCCGAGGAGCGCGACCCGACACCCGGCGTCCAGCATGCCCGGAAGGCTTTCGAGCGCCAGGTCGAGACCCTTCTGCCCGGCGAGCCGCGTGACCATGGCGACGAGCGGCCCCGGCGCGTCGTTGAGCCCAACGTCGCGGAGCCCCAGCTCGCGGCGCAGGGCCTCGCGGCAGACGACCTTGCCTTCGGGCTCCCCCGCCGAGTACGGGCGCGGCAGCGCGGGGTCCTTCGCCGGGTTCCACTGCTCGTAGTCGATCCCGTTGACCACGCCGTGAAGATCCTGGGCGCGCTCCTCGAGCACGCCCTCGAGCCCGTTGCCGAACTCCGCCGTGCGGATCTCGGCGGCGTACGTGCGGCTGACCGTGGTCAGCAGGTCCGAGAACACGAGCCCGCCCTTCAGGAAGTTGAGCTTGCCGTAGAACTCGAGCCCGGCGGGAGTGAAGACGTCCCAGCCGAGGCCGGTCATGGGCATGTCGTGGTGCCAGAAGACGCCCTGGTAGGCCAGGTTATGGATGGTGAAGACCGTGGCGGCGGCTCTGAGCGCCGGGTGGTCGCGGTAGAGGGTGCGGAGGTAGACGGAGATGAGCCCGGTCTGCCAGTCGTTGGCGTGGATGATCTGCGGGCGCCAGCCGTCCCGGCCCTCTCCGTCGAGGGCGATCAGCGCCTCGAGCGCGCCGCGGCAGAAGAAGACGAAGCGCTCGCAGTTGTCCGAGTAGTCGCCGTCGCCCGTGCCGTAGAGCCCGTCGCGGTCGAAGTACTGGTCTTGCTGGAGGAAGTAGACGGGCACGCCGGCGCTCGTCTCGGTCCCGAGGAGCGCGCTCTCGACCCGCCGGTCGCCCACCGGCACTTCGAGGCGCGGGACGACGGTCCTGATCCCGGAGCCGTGGCGCTCCACGTCGCGGTAGCGCGGCATGAGGATGCGCACGTCGTGCCCGAGCGCGCGCAGCGCCCGCGGCAGGGCGGCGGCGACGTCGCCGAGCCCGCCCGTCTTGCCGAAGGGCGAGACCTCGGAGGCGACCAGGAGCACGCGGAGACGCTGCGCCATGTCCCGGCTCCTCACGCGTCTTCTTCGAGGATCGGAAACACCAGCTGGGAGATGTGCGACGAGATGCGCTTGAGGTTGGTCAGCACGTCCAGGTGGATCTCGGATGTCTCGAGCGACTCGGCCAGCCCCTGGCGGAGCCGCGCCAGGTGGGAGGTGCGGAGCTCGCGCTCGCGCTGGCGGATCGTCGGGCGCTGGTCCAGCACCTCCTGCGCCAGCGTCCGGTCGTTGGCGGCGAAGCCCGCGATCGCGCGCTCGAGGTTCTTCGAGACCATACCGTGGAACTCCAGCAGCTCCGCCTCGCCGGCCTCCGAGAAGCGACGGGCCTGGTAGAGCTTCTTGCGGGCCAGCTCCATCAGGTTCTTGTCCACGATATCGCCGATGTTCTCGAGGTTGCCGATGAAGGAGATGAGCCCGATTTCTTTGCGTAAGAGGTCGGGGGACATGGTCTCCTGCCCCAGGCGCGACAGGAAGAGCTTGATTTCACGCTCGAGGTAGTCGAGCTGGTCGTCGCGCCGCTCAACGTCCTCGAGCAGC from Candidatus Methylomirabilota bacterium harbors:
- the glgA gene encoding glycogen synthase GlgA codes for the protein MAQRLRVLLVASEVSPFGKTGGLGDVAAALPRALRALGHDVRILMPRYRDVERHGSGIRTVVPRLEVPVGDRRVESALLGTETSAGVPVYFLQQDQYFDRDGLYGTGDGDYSDNCERFVFFCRGALEALIALDGEGRDGWRPQIIHANDWQTGLISVYLRTLYRDHPALRAAATVFTIHNLAYQGVFWHHDMPMTGLGWDVFTPAGLEFYGKLNFLKGGLVFSDLLTTVSRTYAAEIRTAEFGNGLEGVLEERAQDLHGVVNGIDYEQWNPAKDPALPRPYSAGEPEGKVVCREALRRELGLRDVGLNDAPGPLVAMVTRLAGQKGLDLALESLPGMLDAGCRVALLGSGDSALEEAWIQAAARHPGTVAVRIGYDPELASRMYAGADCFLMPSRYEPCGLAQLIALRYGAVPVVRRTGGLADTVTEFDPARRTGTGFLFDAFSADALLEAVRRAAAAFRRPELWGALVKNAMTEDFSWDTSAREYAQLYKKVLRPQGARPSRRSR
- the glnE gene encoding bifunctional [glutamate--ammonia ligase]-adenylyl-L-tyrosine phosphorylase/[glutamate--ammonia-ligase] adenylyltransferase, with the protein product MKHLFAVPADDKKALSELKRLGFADPRGALANLHALTPDPVDAELLAPVLPRLLKEVSEAPDPDMALNNLERLAAQGERAALFRLLGSHPGAVHLVAKLGGTSQFLADTLRRHPTLLPWLLEPGTMRQWLGDELEAELEQSARAFDRPDARWHALRRFKYRQLLRIGCRDILGDADLTVTTEELSRLADVCLGAAWRWAEERLTPLYGIPQGPDGAFTGLAVIGMGKLGGDELNYSSDIDLVFVYGEDGETSGGSDGCVPNGDYFASAARDIVGALESVTEEGYAFRVDLRLRPEGRMGGITLSLEGYRTYLAERAELWERQALIKARFCAGDTQVATRFFELIRPFVFRPGIDPDIVVAVRAMKQQIDRSLRGKGAQRRHVKLGRGGIREVEFLVQALQLLYSGDDPWLRERNSLRAIFRLTERGYLSQSLGRFLGDALVFLRTVEHRLQIVDEFQTHTLPEDPAALGRLARRLGSTLPPPAARRGFEGEHKRITEGVHRAFSDFFTIPPAAPEPAPRIPTYTALKATGFADPDRARQNLRLVLEGRPLVPYAEPMRRAVRTIFPVLLDALWQSPDPDEALNQFERFVAAAGPRTAYLELLAERPDLLANLVTLCARGELLTQLLVTQPELLNGLADPATFAAPRRRADFRRALGPALGGRLALSERMDRLRRLKQAEELGITWRMLVGVTDAERFSREMTALAEAALAAGWLMALGETAETFGAPRDAAGRMITACVIGLGKFGGRELSTGSDLDLFVVYAAAGETDGAERVEAHVFYDRTVEALSSILGDVTAAGVVLPVDLRLRPGSKGSGFASSVEAVGQYYREWADPWERQTLTRARLVCGDPRLGRAVRREIQALVYGPDAPPPDLKEMRLLRARMEKELGKETPGRLHVKFGRGGLVDVEFITQAIQMTHGRLRPAIRSPHTVTALSEIGRAGLLRADEAEVLAGNYRFLRRVSADLRLFGARPADTLEPAGLIPARLAKSLGFPSRKELLEEYKRRTTWVRALYDRVVPA
- a CDS encoding P-II family nitrogen regulator, whose protein sequence is MKKIEAIIKPFKLDDVKEALTELGVIGMTVTEVRGFGRQKGHTELYRGSEYTIDFLPKVKIELVVADQIVDKVVAAIAAAARTGSIGDGKVFVMPMGEAIRIRTGEKGESAI